The following coding sequences are from one Lipingzhangella halophila window:
- the rsfS gene encoding ribosome silencing factor, with translation MTATDRAVELVNIAAEAAAEKLAQEIIAYDVSDQLVITDAFVLCSAPNDRQVRSIVDEVEDRLRGAGAKPVRREGERDGRWVLLDYADIVVHIQHEEERGHYGLERLWKDCPEITLPDNAKGRFRTPADGVDL, from the coding sequence GTGACCGCCACGGACAGGGCCGTCGAGCTGGTGAACATCGCCGCTGAGGCGGCGGCCGAAAAACTCGCGCAGGAGATCATCGCGTACGACGTCAGTGACCAACTGGTCATCACCGACGCGTTCGTCCTGTGCTCCGCGCCCAACGACCGCCAGGTGCGGTCCATCGTCGACGAGGTCGAGGATCGGCTCCGCGGGGCCGGCGCCAAGCCGGTGCGCCGCGAAGGCGAACGCGACGGCCGTTGGGTGCTGCTCGACTACGCCGACATCGTCGTGCACATCCAGCACGAGGAGGAGCGCGGCCACTACGGCCTGGAGCGCCTGTGGAAGGACTGCCCCGAGATCACGCTCCCCGACAACGCCAAGGGGCGGTTCCGCACCCCCGCTGACGGCGTGGATCTCTAG
- a CDS encoding outer membrane protein assembly factor BamB family protein, whose product MRKVGICAVVGILSAATAGCDTGSEPDAPQYEASPISPDKLVTCGDDCDEPGTLRWSLPLDGQYFVTHEYGDSPSPLVNIASHSSVAIAEDLSSSTGIVAGDGTVYYAEDDLLRAVDADSGELHWQQVIGPDIPKTIEGISFTDSGILLEAVKAREEESRLYLVDPASGETIRTVGDSVTVDHVVRAGDDHVLVALQGDGDGYARLDLESGSEEWSASLDDQNVHSHNVTSEIIHSMEYSRPDDPEKGGDDLRTIHRFDLETGDTLPPVELAETAGGNVLDTWVTETGEIVLTSEECEQESDLPPGCGIETMRVADAETGEFLWKDEGKVRFGSAEPWDGATLLYVEEKEGLRAVDARTGETVTEDAFGEATAPINHYDARARHPDAADTPDSEDPLRTVTLQAPYQEELEWDGTSAGAEALGSARTADGEPIAVLQGCAPDGLLPERADAPSPGLECAEPRLFALNY is encoded by the coding sequence ATGCGAAAAGTTGGGATCTGCGCGGTCGTAGGCATCCTGAGCGCGGCGACGGCGGGCTGCGACACCGGAAGCGAGCCGGACGCCCCCCAGTACGAAGCCTCCCCGATCAGCCCGGACAAACTGGTCACCTGCGGCGACGACTGCGACGAACCAGGCACACTGCGCTGGTCCCTACCGCTGGACGGACAGTACTTCGTCACCCACGAGTACGGCGACAGCCCCTCCCCACTCGTCAACATCGCCAGCCATTCCTCCGTTGCCATTGCGGAAGACCTCTCATCCTCCACGGGGATAGTCGCCGGCGACGGCACCGTGTACTACGCGGAGGACGACCTCCTCCGTGCCGTGGACGCCGACTCCGGCGAGCTGCACTGGCAGCAGGTGATCGGCCCGGACATCCCCAAAACGATCGAGGGGATCTCATTCACCGACAGCGGGATTCTGCTCGAGGCGGTCAAGGCCAGAGAGGAGGAGTCCCGGCTGTACCTGGTCGACCCGGCCAGTGGCGAGACCATCCGCACCGTGGGCGACTCCGTGACCGTGGACCATGTCGTGCGGGCCGGTGACGACCACGTCCTCGTGGCTCTCCAGGGCGATGGCGATGGCTACGCCCGGCTGGACCTGGAGTCCGGCTCCGAGGAGTGGTCAGCGTCACTCGACGACCAAAACGTCCACAGCCACAACGTCACCTCCGAGATCATCCACTCCATGGAGTACTCCCGTCCGGACGATCCGGAGAAAGGCGGAGATGACCTGCGCACGATCCACCGGTTTGACCTCGAAACGGGAGACACGTTGCCACCGGTCGAACTCGCCGAGACCGCGGGCGGCAATGTCTTGGACACCTGGGTTACCGAGACCGGGGAAATCGTGCTTACCAGCGAGGAGTGCGAGCAGGAATCAGATCTTCCGCCGGGCTGCGGAATCGAGACCATGCGGGTCGCGGACGCCGAAACCGGTGAGTTCCTCTGGAAGGACGAAGGCAAGGTGCGCTTCGGCTCGGCGGAACCGTGGGACGGCGCGACCCTGCTGTACGTCGAGGAAAAGGAGGGGCTGCGCGCGGTCGACGCGCGTACCGGTGAGACCGTCACCGAGGACGCCTTCGGGGAGGCCACGGCGCCCATCAACCACTACGACGCGCGGGCCCGCCACCCCGACGCAGCGGACACTCCCGATTCAGAGGACCCACTGCGCACGGTCACCCTGCAGGCCCCCTACCAGGAAGAGCTGGAGTGGGACGGCACCAGCGCGGGCGCCGAGGCGCTCGGCTCCGCCCGCACCGCCGACGGCGAACCCATCGCTGTGCTCCAGGGGTGTGCCCCCGACGGGCTGCTCCCCGAACGCGCCGACGCACCCAGCCCCGGCCTGGAGTGCGCCGAACCACGGCTCTTCGCGCTGAACTACTGA
- the nadD gene encoding nicotinate-nucleotide adenylyltransferase, with product MAGDNVQNARRTRRVGVMGGTFDPIHHGHLVAASEVAHLFHLDEVVFVPTGRPWQKDMSKVASAEHRYLMTVIATAENPQFRVSRMEIDREGPTYTIDTLREMRSEYGPGVSLFFITGADALGAILSWRNVDEMFDLAHFVGCNRPGHRLTDTGLPDGKVSLVEVPALAISSSECRERVRKGEPIWYLVPDGIVRYVNKTGLYLDDRMTGGGH from the coding sequence ATGGCCGGAGACAACGTCCAGAACGCTCGGCGCACGCGGCGGGTGGGGGTCATGGGCGGCACCTTCGACCCGATCCACCACGGGCACCTGGTGGCAGCGAGCGAGGTTGCCCACCTGTTCCACCTGGACGAGGTGGTGTTCGTCCCCACAGGGCGCCCATGGCAGAAGGACATGTCCAAGGTGGCCTCGGCGGAGCACCGGTACCTGATGACGGTTATCGCCACCGCGGAGAACCCGCAGTTCCGGGTGTCACGCATGGAGATCGACCGCGAAGGTCCCACCTACACCATCGACACCCTGCGTGAGATGCGGAGCGAATACGGGCCCGGCGTGAGCCTGTTCTTCATTACCGGCGCCGACGCGCTCGGTGCGATCCTGAGCTGGCGCAATGTCGATGAGATGTTCGACCTGGCGCATTTCGTAGGCTGTAACCGTCCCGGTCACCGGCTCACCGACACCGGATTGCCCGACGGGAAGGTCAGCCTCGTGGAGGTGCCCGCATTGGCCATATCCTCGAGCGAGTGCCGGGAACGCGTCCGCAAGGGCGAGCCCATCTGGTACCTGGTGCCCGATGGCATCGTTCGCTACGTCAACAAGACCGGCCTCTACCTCGACGATCGGATGACGGGTGGCGGGCACTGA
- a CDS encoding SAM-dependent methyltransferase codes for MNDGSPAIDTTVSHSARIWNYWLGGKDNFSVDQEAGDRILEVLPEIATIARATRAVLRRFITHLVAEAGVRQFLDIGTGLPTQNNTHEVAQALAPESRIVYVDNDPLVLAHARALLVGTEEGATDYLHADLNDPEAILSAAAATLDFDRPVAVTMLGVLPFVGDDAAAKSIIDRLMGGLPPGSHLAIVHSTSAVTGDAMVEAVRRWNAAGSAIYHLRTPERIAGLFDGLELVEPGVVSCPLWRPEPADIGIPEEMDEYCGLAVKR; via the coding sequence ATGAACGACGGCTCTCCAGCCATCGACACCACGGTGTCGCACTCCGCCCGTATCTGGAACTACTGGCTCGGCGGCAAGGACAACTTTTCCGTCGATCAGGAGGCCGGCGACCGCATCCTCGAGGTACTGCCAGAGATCGCCACTATCGCCCGCGCGACCCGAGCGGTTCTCCGGCGCTTCATCACCCACCTTGTCGCCGAGGCCGGCGTGCGCCAGTTCCTGGATATCGGCACCGGGCTGCCCACCCAGAACAACACCCACGAAGTCGCCCAGGCCCTGGCACCCGAGTCCCGAATCGTCTACGTCGACAACGACCCGCTGGTACTCGCCCACGCACGCGCGCTCCTCGTCGGGACGGAGGAGGGCGCCACCGACTACCTCCATGCCGACCTCAACGATCCCGAGGCGATCCTGTCCGCCGCGGCGGCCACCCTCGACTTCGACCGGCCGGTCGCGGTCACCATGCTGGGCGTCCTGCCGTTCGTCGGCGATGACGCGGCGGCGAAGTCGATCATTGACCGGTTAATGGGCGGGCTGCCGCCCGGAAGCCATCTGGCGATCGTGCACAGCACGAGCGCGGTCACCGGCGACGCGATGGTTGAGGCGGTGCGCCGATGGAACGCGGCGGGCTCGGCCATCTACCACCTGCGCACTCCGGAACGGATCGCCGGCCTGTTCGACGGGCTGGAGCTGGTGGAGCCGGGTGTCGTGTCGTGCCCGCTCTGGCGCCCGGAGCCCGCCGATATCGGGATCCCGGAGGAGATGGACGAGTACTGCGGCCTGGCGGTCAAGCGCTGA
- a CDS encoding MDR family NADP-dependent oxidoreductase, protein MTVQGSSAVVLRAHRTNLAQPPSSLLEVVTLPPQEPAAGQVRVRNLFQQVIAANGDLMFETTQIPVPVFRAGEPIHGSAIGRVVESRADDLPVGTVVLHMSGWREESILGPGEAFPVPDDVFPGPEYLLNQGVPAYHGIVDIAAVGDGDVVLVSGAAGGVGSMAAQIAKARGAACVIGIAGGPEKTRYLVDELGLDAAIDYHNDDLDDRLTELAPDGITAFFDTIGGAQFEAALRHTAFGARFALCGTLAGQVTGGDGGYPRLDIMTALAHEVRIRPFITRHTPDQIQAWNTHYAQWYAEGRITFARTLLEGTLQRAITAQDELLAGVHRGNVIVRLAR, encoded by the coding sequence ATGACCGTCCAGGGATCATCCGCCGTCGTCCTGCGCGCGCATCGTACGAATCTGGCCCAGCCGCCCAGCTCGCTGCTCGAGGTGGTCACGCTCCCTCCGCAGGAGCCGGCCGCCGGCCAGGTTCGGGTGCGGAACCTGTTCCAGCAGGTGATCGCGGCCAACGGCGACCTGATGTTCGAGACCACGCAGATCCCCGTGCCCGTCTTCCGGGCCGGCGAGCCAATCCACGGCAGCGCGATCGGCAGGGTCGTCGAGTCACGCGCCGACGACCTGCCGGTGGGAACCGTCGTGCTGCACATGTCGGGCTGGCGCGAGGAGAGCATCCTGGGGCCGGGCGAGGCGTTCCCCGTGCCCGACGACGTCTTCCCCGGTCCCGAGTACCTGCTCAACCAGGGCGTGCCCGCCTACCACGGCATCGTCGACATCGCCGCCGTCGGCGACGGTGACGTCGTCCTCGTCAGCGGAGCCGCCGGCGGCGTCGGGTCGATGGCCGCGCAGATCGCCAAGGCACGTGGCGCCGCGTGTGTCATCGGCATCGCCGGCGGACCCGAGAAGACCCGCTACCTTGTCGACGAGCTCGGCCTCGACGCTGCCATCGACTACCACAACGACGACCTCGACGACCGGCTCACCGAGCTCGCCCCCGACGGCATCACCGCCTTCTTCGACACCATCGGCGGCGCCCAGTTCGAAGCAGCGCTCCGGCACACGGCGTTCGGCGCCCGCTTCGCGCTGTGCGGCACCCTCGCCGGACAGGTCACCGGCGGCGACGGCGGGTACCCCCGTCTCGACATCATGACCGCGCTCGCCCACGAGGTGCGGATTCGCCCCTTCATCACCAGGCACACCCCCGACCAGATCCAGGCCTGGAACACCCACTACGCCCAGTGGTACGCCGAAGGCCGGATCACGTTCGCGCGCACGCTCCTCGAAGGCACCCTCCAGCGAGCTATCACCGCCCAGGACGAGCTCCTCGCCGGCGTACACCGCGGCAACGTCATCGTGCGGCTCGCCAGGTAG
- a CDS encoding M48 family metallopeptidase, translating to MATNTPDRTRVRLADISSRAYEHPADRGALVALRSLKGFDEVFKRLSGLFNERALRLMFLASSVRVSEQQFPDVHNYVRDAAYVLDLEEIPELYVQQNPQPNAMAIGSQRPFIVMTTGLFDLLEAEEQRFVVGHEVGHILSGHAVYRTMLLALIQLAARVAWIPLGYLGLRAIVAALEEWYRKSELSCDRAGALAAQDPDAAKRALMKMAGGSRLVEMNPDSMLEQAAEYERGGDARDSMLKILNLIGHTHPFAVIRLAELDRWVQDGSYQRILDGDYPRRGTDREANVGEEARRAANSYKESWERSSDPLVGTLRDVAGSAADAGGRLFDTVADRWKSAGGRRDNGENTSNSND from the coding sequence ATGGCCACCAATACTCCTGACCGCACACGCGTCCGACTCGCCGACATCAGTTCACGAGCCTACGAACATCCGGCCGACCGCGGCGCGCTGGTGGCGCTGCGGTCGCTCAAGGGGTTCGATGAGGTCTTCAAGCGCCTCTCCGGTCTGTTCAACGAGCGCGCTCTGCGCCTGATGTTCCTCGCCAGCTCTGTCCGGGTGAGCGAACAGCAGTTCCCCGACGTCCACAACTACGTCCGGGACGCCGCGTACGTCCTCGACCTCGAAGAGATTCCCGAGCTCTACGTCCAGCAGAACCCGCAGCCCAACGCCATGGCCATCGGCAGCCAGCGGCCGTTCATCGTCATGACGACCGGGCTGTTCGACCTGCTCGAAGCCGAGGAGCAGCGGTTCGTCGTGGGCCACGAGGTCGGGCACATCCTGTCCGGGCACGCCGTCTACCGCACCATGCTGCTGGCCCTGATCCAGCTCGCGGCCCGGGTGGCCTGGATCCCGCTGGGCTACCTGGGGCTGCGCGCGATCGTCGCCGCGCTGGAGGAGTGGTACCGCAAGTCCGAGCTCTCCTGCGACCGGGCCGGGGCACTCGCCGCTCAGGACCCCGACGCCGCCAAGCGCGCCCTGATGAAGATGGCGGGCGGCTCGCGGCTGGTCGAGATGAACCCCGACTCGATGCTGGAGCAGGCGGCCGAGTACGAGCGTGGGGGCGACGCCCGCGACAGCATGCTGAAGATCCTGAACCTCATCGGGCACACGCACCCGTTCGCGGTGATCCGCCTGGCCGAGCTCGACCGCTGGGTGCAGGACGGCTCTTACCAGCGCATCCTCGACGGCGACTACCCGCGCCGCGGCACCGACCGCGAAGCCAACGTGGGCGAGGAGGCCCGCCGCGCCGCCAACTCCTACAAGGAGTCCTGGGAGCGCTCGTCCGACCCGCTCGTGGGCACGCTCCGGGACGTCGCGGGCAGCGCCGCCGACGCCGGAGGCCGGCTGTTCGACACCGTGGCGGACCGCTGGAAGAGCGCCGGCGGGCGCCGCGACAACGGCGAAAACACGAGCAACAGCAACGACTGA
- a CDS encoding SDR family oxidoreductase, translated as MEKYSDKNVVVTGGSSGMGFALAKLLVDDGARVVITGRSRATLDAAQERLGKNAVAVRGDVASLSDLDALADRVKDELGTLDALFVNAGIAALTPFESVTEEVYDELFAINVKGAFFTAQKLAPLLSTGAGVVLTTSNANVMGMLETSVYAAGKAALRSMARSLSRELLPRGIRVNAISPGPIDTGVLENSMTEEAAEQFKAQVVADNPMQRFGTLDEFARAAAFLAFDATYTTGAEFAVDGGRTQL; from the coding sequence ATGGAAAAGTACAGCGACAAGAATGTAGTGGTCACGGGTGGCAGCAGCGGCATGGGGTTCGCGTTGGCGAAGCTACTGGTGGACGACGGAGCCCGCGTGGTGATCACCGGTCGTTCCCGGGCCACGCTCGACGCCGCGCAGGAGCGGCTCGGCAAGAACGCGGTGGCCGTCCGAGGCGACGTGGCTTCACTGTCCGACCTGGATGCGCTGGCCGACCGCGTCAAGGACGAGCTCGGCACGCTCGACGCCCTGTTCGTCAACGCTGGCATCGCAGCCCTCACGCCCTTCGAGTCCGTGACCGAGGAGGTGTACGACGAGCTGTTCGCGATCAACGTCAAGGGCGCCTTTTTCACTGCGCAGAAGCTCGCCCCGCTGCTGAGCACGGGCGCGGGAGTCGTCCTCACCACCTCGAACGCGAACGTCATGGGCATGCTGGAGACCAGTGTCTATGCGGCCGGCAAAGCGGCGCTGCGCTCGATGGCGCGCAGCCTCTCCCGCGAGCTGCTTCCGCGCGGAATTCGGGTCAACGCGATCAGCCCCGGTCCCATCGACACGGGAGTTCTGGAGAACTCGATGACCGAAGAGGCCGCCGAGCAGTTCAAGGCGCAGGTGGTCGCGGACAATCCCATGCAGCGTTTCGGCACCCTCGACGAGTTCGCCAGGGCGGCCGCGTTCCTCGCCTTCGACGCCACTTACACCACCGGCGCCGAGTTCGCAGTGGACGGAGGCCGTACCCAGCTCTGA
- a CDS encoding LysR family transcriptional regulator, whose protein sequence is MSLRQYEYALAVAEAGSVTAAAELLHVAQPSLSQQIRGLERDLGVNLFARTPTGLVPTVVGRTFLREAEVAVSASRRARATARAGADELVGELVVAAQMGFGARQLPVALGALRRRFPRLEGTVFEEPSSAELDRLCRRGVLDLALMAACERTPADAHHLGDEEFVVVLGAGHRQLAADRVELRELEGEPWVRFDRDSALDGVLLNVLRDNELTPTTAARVSQTATAVRWAAHGLGATLLPASAVPHGHEHLVRPVFPVVSQPVIAVVRHDAGPAEKALLELLRQETWPEPASHASVS, encoded by the coding sequence ATGAGCCTTCGTCAGTACGAGTACGCCCTGGCCGTTGCCGAGGCGGGCTCGGTGACGGCGGCGGCGGAGCTGCTGCACGTCGCCCAACCTTCGTTATCCCAGCAGATCCGCGGCCTGGAGCGGGACCTCGGCGTGAACCTGTTCGCCCGCACGCCGACCGGGCTGGTGCCCACCGTGGTCGGCCGCACGTTCCTGCGGGAGGCGGAGGTCGCGGTGAGCGCGTCGCGGCGGGCGCGGGCAACGGCGCGGGCCGGTGCCGATGAGCTGGTGGGCGAACTGGTGGTTGCGGCGCAGATGGGTTTTGGCGCGCGGCAGCTGCCGGTCGCGCTGGGCGCGCTGCGTCGCCGCTTCCCGCGGCTGGAGGGCACCGTCTTCGAGGAGCCGAGCTCCGCCGAACTGGATCGGCTGTGCCGCCGGGGCGTGCTGGACCTCGCCCTGATGGCGGCGTGCGAGCGGACCCCTGCCGACGCCCACCACCTCGGAGACGAAGAGTTCGTCGTGGTGCTGGGCGCCGGTCACCGGCAGCTCGCCGCGGACCGGGTCGAGCTGCGCGAACTGGAGGGGGAACCGTGGGTGAGGTTCGACCGCGACAGCGCGCTCGACGGCGTGCTGCTGAACGTGCTGCGGGACAACGAGCTGACCCCGACCACGGCCGCCCGCGTGTCCCAGACGGCGACGGCCGTGCGCTGGGCCGCCCACGGGCTGGGAGCGACGCTCCTCCCGGCCTCCGCGGTGCCCCACGGTCACGAGCACCTCGTTCGGCCGGTGTTCCCGGTCGTGTCCCAGCCCGTCATCGCCGTGGTCCGGCACGACGCGGGCCCGGCGGAGAAGGCCCTGCTCGAACTCCTGCGTCAGGAGACCTGGCCCGAGCCCGCTTCCCACGCATCGGTGTCCTGA
- a CDS encoding histidine phosphatase family protein gives MNETRRVLCLRHGRTSWNAEKRFQGQSDIPLDELGVAQAEHAAALLARLRPDAIVASDLRRAADTAAFLSQETGLRVEFDKRLRERSGGDWEGLTSSEIRERWPEENARMEIPNGEAMEAVADRVADAVEHALAAVPAHGLLVVASHGAAIRAGLSRMMGLPQEQREVLGPLGNCSWSVVGPLRSGGWRLLEHNAASLPEEIILGDDR, from the coding sequence GTGAACGAGACCCGACGCGTCCTCTGCCTGCGCCACGGTCGGACCTCCTGGAACGCCGAGAAGCGGTTCCAGGGGCAGTCGGACATTCCGCTCGACGAACTCGGAGTGGCCCAGGCCGAGCACGCGGCGGCGCTGCTGGCCAGACTGCGGCCGGACGCGATCGTCGCCTCCGACCTGCGTCGCGCGGCCGACACCGCGGCGTTCCTGAGTCAAGAGACCGGACTGCGGGTCGAGTTCGACAAGCGGCTGCGGGAACGCTCCGGTGGCGATTGGGAAGGGCTGACCTCCAGCGAGATCCGCGAGCGCTGGCCCGAGGAGAACGCCCGGATGGAGATCCCCAATGGGGAGGCCATGGAGGCCGTGGCCGACCGGGTGGCGGATGCCGTCGAGCACGCCCTGGCCGCGGTGCCCGCGCACGGGCTGCTCGTCGTGGCCAGCCACGGCGCCGCGATCCGCGCCGGACTCAGCCGGATGATGGGGCTGCCCCAGGAGCAGCGAGAGGTACTCGGGCCGCTCGGGAACTGCTCCTGGTCGGTCGTTGGCCCATTGCGGTCGGGCGGCTGGCGGCTACTGGAGCACAACGCCGCCAGCCTGCCCGAGGAGATCATCCTCGGCGACGACCGGTAG
- a CDS encoding MerR family transcriptional regulator: protein MNEVAVHIGELSERTGVSRRSLRYYEQRGLLHARRTDAGWREYDEEALVRVRNVADLLEAGMTVEDIREVAPCLDQDEHSVCGDPDGAIRIHEVRLRVIEERLAKLREHRDRLVRRIARIRDTEARSDGGSATQRLGER, encoded by the coding sequence ATGAATGAGGTTGCAGTGCACATCGGCGAGTTGTCGGAGCGTACCGGGGTCAGCCGACGCTCACTGCGGTACTACGAGCAGCGCGGGCTGTTGCACGCTCGCCGCACGGACGCAGGGTGGCGGGAGTACGACGAGGAGGCGCTGGTCCGGGTTCGTAATGTCGCGGACCTGCTGGAAGCCGGCATGACGGTCGAGGATATCCGGGAGGTGGCCCCCTGCCTGGATCAGGATGAACATTCCGTCTGCGGTGATCCCGACGGGGCGATCAGGATTCACGAGGTCCGACTCAGGGTGATCGAGGAGCGCCTGGCCAAGCTGCGCGAACACCGAGACCGCCTCGTGCGGCGGATTGCCCGGATCCGAGACACGGAAGCGCGTAGTGACGGCGGGTCGGCTACGCAGCGGCTGGGGGAGCGATGA
- a CDS encoding SDR family oxidoreductase: MTTTENGSGTLELAGKRALVTGGSRGIGAAVVRQFLDAGAEVLATARSATSTVPEGAAFVQADVRTRAGAEALATAAQETLGGVDVLVHNAGGARPHEGASAIPDEEWQDALDLNFLASVRLDSLLVPGMRERGSGAIVHVSSSAVLTPVGPFLHYTTAKAALDNYSRGMAMELAPFGIRVNTVAPGRVATPGGETTREQWAEVSARMGAAPAETNADDTPPLGREGQPDDIANAVLFFVSGRAGWLTGRNLVVDGGEFPMG; this comes from the coding sequence ATGACCACAACCGAGAACGGATCGGGAACGCTGGAACTCGCGGGAAAGCGGGCCCTGGTCACGGGTGGGTCCCGCGGAATCGGAGCGGCTGTCGTGCGCCAATTCCTGGACGCGGGCGCCGAGGTGCTCGCGACCGCCAGGTCGGCGACGAGCACGGTGCCGGAGGGGGCGGCCTTCGTGCAGGCCGACGTGCGGACACGGGCTGGAGCGGAGGCGCTCGCCACGGCCGCGCAGGAGACGCTCGGCGGGGTGGACGTCCTGGTCCACAACGCGGGTGGGGCGCGACCGCACGAAGGCGCCTCGGCCATTCCCGACGAGGAGTGGCAGGACGCGCTGGACCTGAACTTCCTGGCATCGGTGCGGTTGGACTCGCTGCTGGTACCGGGGATGCGGGAACGGGGTTCGGGGGCGATCGTGCACGTCTCCTCGTCCGCGGTCCTCACCCCGGTAGGACCGTTCCTGCACTACACCACGGCGAAGGCGGCGCTGGACAACTACAGCCGGGGAATGGCCATGGAACTGGCCCCGTTCGGAATCCGGGTCAACACCGTGGCTCCCGGCAGAGTCGCCACCCCCGGCGGCGAAACAACGCGGGAGCAGTGGGCGGAGGTATCCGCGCGCATGGGCGCGGCACCGGCGGAGACCAACGCCGACGACACCCCGCCGCTGGGGCGCGAGGGTCAGCCCGACGACATCGCCAATGCGGTGCTGTTCTTCGTGTCCGGCCGGGCTGGCTGGCTGACCGGGAGGAATCTCGTCGTGGACGGCGGCGAATTCCCCATGGGTTGA
- a CDS encoding BCCT family transporter, with translation MENSSSRDLRDSSEVPPSDSASQPHLSTRIRTDWVVFGVNALIMFVLVGWGVVSKDTLSASAQTALDWLLQNIGWGLVLAATGFVAFVIWLALSRYGRIPLGKDGEKPEFRTVSWIAMMFSAGMGIGLMFFGVSEPLTHFVKPPPGTVEGESEQAIQTAMATTLFHWTMHPWAIYAVAGLAIAYASFRRGRKQLISAVFAPLIGKRNAAGPIGRMIDILALFATLFGSAASLGIGTLQIRSGMQEAGWIEGASNIVLVAIIVVLTICFVLSAVSGVAKGIQWLSNINMVLAAVLAVFVFVVGPTVFILNLLPTSVGQYISNFGTMASRSGATGGSEMQNWLGTWTVFYWAWWISWTPFVGMFIARISRGRTIRQFVTGVLLVPSTVSLVWFSIFGGASIDLQRNGTNVFGAGEEQAQTFSVLAHLPLTAITTVIVMLLVAIFFVSGADAASVVMGTLSQRGTIEPRRWVVIFWGAATGAVAAIMLIAGGEDALSGIENLTFLGALPFAAVMVVLCFALMKDLRSDPMMLLDDKRVEVVEAAVQQGVEEHDWDFQLEISPTNGENGDSADDGEGDGNGTVQPKGS, from the coding sequence ATGGAAAATTCCTCGTCGCGCGACCTTCGAGATTCCTCGGAAGTCCCACCCTCTGACAGTGCGTCGCAGCCGCATTTATCCACCCGAATCCGTACTGACTGGGTCGTCTTCGGGGTAAACGCGCTCATCATGTTCGTCCTGGTCGGGTGGGGAGTCGTGTCGAAGGATACGCTCTCCGCGTCCGCCCAGACCGCACTCGACTGGCTCCTCCAAAATATCGGATGGGGGTTGGTGCTGGCGGCCACGGGGTTCGTCGCTTTCGTGATCTGGCTCGCGCTGAGCCGGTACGGAAGGATTCCCCTCGGTAAGGACGGCGAGAAGCCGGAGTTCCGTACCGTCTCGTGGATCGCCATGATGTTCAGTGCCGGGATGGGGATCGGCCTGATGTTCTTCGGCGTCAGCGAGCCCCTAACCCACTTCGTCAAACCGCCGCCGGGGACGGTGGAAGGCGAAAGCGAGCAGGCCATACAAACCGCGATGGCCACCACCCTGTTCCATTGGACAATGCACCCCTGGGCGATCTACGCGGTCGCCGGCCTGGCCATCGCCTATGCCAGCTTCCGCCGCGGCCGCAAACAACTGATCAGTGCGGTATTCGCTCCGCTGATCGGAAAGCGAAACGCGGCCGGGCCGATCGGCAGAATGATCGACATCCTGGCCCTGTTCGCCACGTTGTTCGGTTCCGCGGCCTCCCTGGGAATCGGCACCCTGCAGATCCGATCGGGCATGCAGGAAGCCGGGTGGATCGAAGGGGCGAGCAACATTGTCCTCGTGGCCATCATCGTGGTGCTGACCATATGCTTTGTGCTATCGGCGGTATCCGGGGTCGCCAAGGGCATCCAGTGGCTTTCCAACATCAACATGGTGCTCGCGGCGGTTCTGGCGGTCTTCGTCTTTGTGGTGGGACCGACCGTGTTCATCCTCAACCTGCTGCCCACCAGCGTCGGCCAGTACATCTCCAACTTCGGGACCATGGCCTCGCGTTCCGGTGCCACCGGCGGAAGCGAGATGCAGAACTGGCTTGGCACCTGGACGGTCTTCTACTGGGCCTGGTGGATCTCCTGGACCCCCTTCGTGGGGATGTTCATCGCCCGGATCAGCCGCGGACGCACGATCAGGCAGTTCGTCACAGGTGTGCTCCTGGTGCCCAGCACGGTCAGCCTGGTGTGGTTCTCGATCTTCGGCGGCGCCTCGATCGACCTGCAACGCAACGGCACCAACGTGTTCGGGGCCGGCGAGGAGCAGGCACAGACCTTCTCGGTCCTGGCTCACCTCCCGCTCACCGCGATCACCACAGTGATCGTGATGCTCCTGGTGGCGATCTTCTTTGTCTCCGGTGCCGATGCCGCCTCCGTTGTCATGGGAACGCTTTCCCAGCGCGGGACCATCGAGCCGCGGAGATGGGTGGTCATCTTCTGGGGTGCGGCTACCGGTGCCGTGGCCGCGATCATGTTGATCGCGGGCGGGGAGGACGCGCTCAGCGGCATCGAGAACCTGACGTTCCTCGGTGCGCTGCCGTTCGCCGCGGTCATGGTCGTGCTCTGCTTCGCCCTAATGAAGGACCTGCGTAGCGACCCGATGATGCTGCTGGACGACAAGAGGGTGGAGGTTGTGGAAGCCGCTGTCCAGCAGGGGGTGGAGGAGCACGACTGGGACTTCCAGTTGGAGATCAGCCCCACGAACGGCGAGAACGGCGACAGCGCCGACGATGGCGAGGGTGACGGTAACGGCACCGTCCAACCGAAGGGCTCGTAA